The Thermoanaerobacterales bacterium genome includes a window with the following:
- a CDS encoding M20/M25/M40 family metallo-hydrolase, with protein sequence MVSRERLAESFLELVRIDSLSRQERDIADNLKSRLRELGCTVEEDQTARAVNGNAGNLIARLPGEGQAILLGAHMDTVEPGRRVRPRVRDGVVTSAGDTILGGDDKAGIAAILEAVRVIKAGGEAHPPLEIVFTVAEEVGLLGAKHLEFGRLQSRMGFILDSEGPPGQVIVRGPSQDRLVATVIGRAAHAGICPEEGINAIQAAARGIAGLRLGRIDPETTANIGVIRGGQATNIVPDRVTVEGESRSLDDAKRAAMTQEILQGLETAVRESGAEIQTEVETLYESFRLPPDAPVVTLARRAMERLGITPRLEQSGGGSDANVFNASGIPTANLSCGMQRVHSTAEFLRLDDLVASARLVLEIIRLGAAKGLD encoded by the coding sequence TTGGTTAGCCGGGAACGGCTGGCCGAAAGCTTCCTGGAACTGGTGCGCATTGACAGCCTTTCGCGCCAGGAACGGGATATAGCCGATAACTTGAAGAGCCGCCTGCGGGAACTGGGCTGCACCGTCGAGGAAGACCAAACGGCGAGGGCCGTCAACGGCAACGCGGGAAACCTTATCGCCCGTCTGCCCGGTGAGGGGCAGGCCATTTTGCTCGGGGCCCATATGGACACGGTGGAGCCGGGGAGACGGGTCAGGCCCCGGGTGCGGGACGGGGTGGTGACCAGCGCCGGCGACACCATTCTTGGCGGTGATGATAAGGCGGGCATCGCCGCCATCCTGGAGGCCGTCCGGGTCATAAAGGCCGGGGGCGAAGCCCATCCGCCGCTGGAGATTGTGTTCACCGTGGCCGAGGAGGTCGGCCTCCTGGGAGCCAAACACCTGGAGTTCGGCCGCCTGCAGTCCCGGATGGGGTTTATCCTGGATAGCGAGGGGCCCCCGGGCCAGGTGATCGTCCGCGGGCCGTCACAGGACCGCTTGGTGGCGACCGTGATCGGGCGGGCCGCGCATGCCGGCATTTGCCCGGAGGAGGGGATCAACGCCATCCAGGCGGCGGCGCGGGGAATCGCCGGGCTGCGGCTGGGCCGGATCGACCCGGAAACAACGGCCAACATCGGGGTCATCCGGGGCGGCCAGGCGACGAACATCGTTCCCGACCGGGTGACGGTCGAGGGGGAGTCACGCAGCCTGGACGACGCCAAACGCGCGGCCATGACGCAGGAAATTCTCCAGGGCCTGGAAACCGCCGTCCGCGAAAGCGGGGCCGAAATACAGACCGAGGTGGAGACGCTGTACGAGTCCTTCCGTCTCCCGCCGGACGCTCCCGTGGTCACCCTGGCGCGGCGGGCTATGGAGCGGCTCGGCATAACCCCCCGCCTGGAGCAGAGCGGGGGAGGCAGCGACGCCAACGTCTTCAACGCCTCCGGCATCCCGACCGCCAACCTCTCCTGCGGCATGCAGCGGGTGCATTCCACGGCCGAGTTCCTGCGGCTGGACGACCTCGTGGCCAGCGCCAGGCTCGTGCTGGAGATTATCCGCCTGGGGGCGGCAAAAGGCCTGGACTGA
- a CDS encoding thiamine pyrophosphate-dependent enzyme translates to MARTIFKRPQALTDKPFSYCPGCTHGIIHRLVAQAIDELGLREKTVGVCPVGCAVFAYDFFNVDMIQAAHGRAPAVATGVKRVLPDRFVFTYQGDGDLAAIGTAEIVHAASRGERISTIFVNNAVFGMTGGQMAPTTILGQKTTTTPFGRNKETAGYPLRMAELLSTVEGAVYVARVSVHNPGNVLRAKRAIKTAFEVQQRGLGFSLVEVLSTCPTNWGLSPVEALAWLEKNMLPVYPLGEFKKPAEFSEGGETAC, encoded by the coding sequence GTGGCCAGAACCATTTTTAAACGGCCGCAGGCGCTGACCGATAAGCCCTTCAGCTATTGCCCCGGTTGCACCCACGGCATCATCCACCGCCTGGTCGCGCAGGCTATTGATGAACTGGGGCTGCGCGAGAAGACGGTGGGGGTGTGTCCGGTGGGCTGCGCCGTCTTCGCCTACGACTTCTTCAACGTGGACATGATCCAAGCGGCCCACGGCCGCGCCCCGGCGGTGGCCACCGGCGTCAAGCGCGTCCTGCCGGACCGTTTCGTCTTCACCTACCAGGGGGATGGTGACCTGGCGGCCATCGGCACGGCCGAAATCGTCCACGCCGCCAGCCGCGGGGAAAGGATCAGCACTATCTTTGTCAATAACGCCGTGTTTGGGATGACCGGAGGGCAGATGGCGCCCACGACCATCCTCGGCCAGAAAACGACCACCACTCCTTTTGGCCGGAACAAGGAGACGGCCGGTTACCCCCTGCGGATGGCCGAGCTTTTGAGCACTGTGGAGGGAGCGGTCTACGTGGCCCGCGTTTCGGTACACAACCCGGGCAACGTACTCCGCGCGAAGCGGGCGATCAAGACGGCCTTTGAGGTCCAGCAACGGGGCCTGGGCTTCAGTCTGGTTGAAGTCCTCTCAACCTGCCCGACGAACTGGGGGCTTTCGCCGGTCGAGGCTCTCGCCTGGTTGGAGAAAAACATGCTCCCGGTTTACCCCCTGGGCGAGTTTAAGAAACCGGCGGAGTTCAGCGAGGGGGGTGAAACGGCGTGTTAG
- a CDS encoding 3-methyl-2-oxobutanoate dehydrogenase subunit VorB, translating to MSRVLMKGNEAFGEGAIRAGCRHFFGYPITPQSELPHFLARRLPEIGGVYLQAESEVAAINMVYGAAAAGARVLTSSSGPGISLMQEGISYMAGAELPCVIVNVMRGGPGLGNIAPSQGDYFQATRGGGHGDYRMSVLAPATVQEIIEMMQEAFDLADRYRNPVMVVGDGILGQMMEPVEMEEGTLPSPPPKPWATVGLGGRTQPNIINSLYIVPEVNEERNWALAAKYDTMKVAEQRWEEYRLEDAETVLVAFGTVARIAKAVVDRARKAGIAAGLIRPITLWPFPEKAFLRAGRAERFLVVEMNLGQMVEDVRLTVNGGFPIHFYGRPGGTVPTVREVFAELQKVMEVSAGGQNHF from the coding sequence ATGTCGAGAGTGTTAATGAAGGGTAACGAGGCCTTCGGAGAAGGGGCGATCCGGGCCGGCTGCCGCCACTTCTTCGGTTACCCGATCACGCCCCAGTCTGAACTCCCGCATTTTTTGGCACGGCGCCTCCCGGAGATCGGCGGCGTTTACCTGCAGGCGGAGAGCGAGGTGGCCGCGATCAACATGGTATACGGCGCAGCCGCGGCCGGGGCACGCGTGCTTACCTCCTCGTCCGGCCCCGGGATCAGCCTGATGCAGGAGGGCATATCGTACATGGCGGGCGCCGAACTGCCCTGCGTGATCGTCAACGTCATGCGCGGGGGCCCCGGCCTTGGAAACATTGCCCCCTCCCAGGGGGACTATTTCCAGGCCACGCGGGGCGGCGGGCACGGGGATTACCGGATGTCCGTTCTGGCCCCGGCCACCGTGCAGGAAATCATCGAGATGATGCAGGAGGCCTTCGACCTCGCCGACAGGTACCGCAACCCGGTGATGGTTGTCGGCGACGGGATCCTGGGGCAAATGATGGAGCCCGTCGAAATGGAAGAGGGGACCCTGCCGTCGCCGCCGCCGAAACCGTGGGCGACCGTCGGCCTGGGCGGCCGCACGCAGCCGAACATCATCAATTCACTTTACATCGTGCCCGAGGTGAACGAGGAACGGAACTGGGCCCTCGCGGCCAAGTATGACACGATGAAGGTCGCCGAACAGCGCTGGGAGGAGTACCGCCTCGAAGACGCCGAGACGGTCCTGGTGGCCTTCGGCACGGTGGCGCGCATCGCCAAGGCGGTCGTCGACCGGGCCCGGAAAGCGGGTATCGCCGCAGGCCTGATCCGCCCCATCACCCTGTGGCCCTTCCCGGAGAAGGCCTTTCTCCGGGCCGGAAGGGCCGAGCGGTTTCTGGTGGTAGAAATGAACCTGGGGCAGATGGTCGAGGATGTCCGCCTGACCGTCAACGGCGGTTTCCCGATTCACTTTTACGGCCGCCCGGGCGGGACGGTGCCCACGGTGCGCGAGGTCTTCGCCGAACTACAAAAGGTGATGGAGGTGTCGGCGGGTGGCCAGAACCATTTTTAA
- a CDS encoding 2-oxoacid:acceptor oxidoreductase family protein, translated as MLEEILIAGFGGQGILSTGQLLAYAGMEEGKHVAWIPSYGPEMRGGTANCGVTVSDTPISSPLVTEPTCLIVMNQPSLEAFAPNVVSGGLIIINSSLVENRVGRRDVRVLAIPANEIAEDLGSSRVAANVLLGACIAVTGVVVLESAVAALAKVLPPRRHNLIPVNRSALERGAALAREQLAGGVAVG; from the coding sequence GTGTTAGAGGAAATCCTGATCGCGGGGTTCGGCGGGCAGGGCATCCTGTCCACGGGCCAGCTGCTGGCCTACGCCGGGATGGAGGAGGGCAAGCACGTGGCGTGGATCCCCTCTTACGGGCCGGAAATGCGGGGCGGCACGGCAAACTGCGGGGTCACGGTATCCGATACCCCGATAAGCTCCCCCCTGGTCACGGAGCCGACCTGCCTGATAGTGATGAATCAGCCTTCACTTGAAGCTTTTGCGCCGAATGTTGTTTCGGGAGGACTGATTATTATTAACAGTTCCCTGGTCGAAAACCGCGTGGGCAGGCGTGACGTACGGGTGCTCGCGATCCCGGCCAATGAGATTGCCGAAGATCTGGGTTCGAGTCGCGTGGCCGCCAATGTTCTTCTCGGGGCCTGCATTGCGGTGACCGGCGTCGTCGTCCTGGAGTCGGCCGTGGCAGCCCTGGCCAAGGTCTTGCCCCCGCGGCGGCATAACCTGATCCCCGTCAACCGGAGCGCCCTGGAACGGGGAGCGGCCCTGGCCCGGGAACAGCTGGCGGGAGGTGTGGCCGTTGGTTAG
- a CDS encoding 4Fe-4S binding protein: MARVTFDEERCKGCGICVKFCPRGIIVLAEHFNSTGFHPATVYEQERCTGCAVCAWMCPDVVIEVAVERGEEVDVESVNEG, encoded by the coding sequence TTGGCCCGCGTAACATTTGACGAGGAACGCTGCAAGGGGTGTGGAATCTGCGTCAAGTTCTGCCCCCGGGGGATCATCGTCCTGGCCGAGCACTTTAACAGTACGGGCTTCCATCCGGCCACGGTTTACGAACAGGAACGGTGCACGGGCTGCGCCGTTTGCGCCTGGATGTGCCCCGACGTGGTTATCGAGGTCGCCGTGGAGAGGGGGGAAGAAGTCGATGTCGAGAGTGTTAATGAAGGGTAA
- a CDS encoding UDP-N-acetylmuramyl pentapeptide phosphotransferase, producing the protein MFIALFFILGFITALIILPMLKEMAAAAGFVRQNYQGRAIPLGVGLVFFLAPTLVFSVTYLLVDAARFRSDLMVFLLVTGGMALLGFIDDVFGSRATSGLKGHFGRLLRGELTTGALKALGGVVIAFLASVSTAPAREVIVNTLLIALAANTLNLLDLRPGRAGKAYLLAAGLLAVAGWGDPRLFFLATVTGCLLAYLPLDLRARAMMGDAGSNVLGVTLGLSAVWLLDLPTRGIIVLVLLGLHLLTERYSLSVIIERNRLLRFLDRLGRNREEFSRR; encoded by the coding sequence GTGTTTATCGCCCTCTTCTTCATACTGGGTTTTATCACCGCGCTGATCATCTTGCCCATGCTTAAAGAGATGGCGGCCGCAGCTGGCTTTGTCCGGCAAAACTACCAGGGCCGGGCCATTCCCTTAGGGGTCGGCCTTGTATTTTTTTTGGCGCCGACACTGGTTTTCTCGGTGACTTACCTGTTGGTGGACGCCGCGCGCTTCCGGTCCGACCTGATGGTCTTTCTCCTGGTAACGGGAGGCATGGCCCTCCTGGGCTTTATCGACGACGTGTTCGGCTCGCGTGCGACATCCGGCCTTAAGGGCCATTTCGGACGCCTCCTGCGGGGGGAGCTGACCACCGGCGCGCTAAAGGCGCTGGGGGGGGTGGTGATCGCCTTCCTGGCCAGCGTCAGCACCGCGCCTGCGCGCGAGGTCATCGTGAACACCCTGCTTATCGCCCTGGCCGCCAACACGCTGAACCTGTTGGACTTGCGGCCGGGCCGGGCCGGCAAGGCCTACCTCCTTGCGGCCGGTTTGCTGGCGGTGGCGGGTTGGGGCGATCCCCGGCTGTTCTTCCTGGCCACCGTGACCGGCTGTCTTTTGGCCTACCTCCCGCTGGACCTGCGGGCCAGGGCAATGATGGGAGACGCGGGGTCGAACGTTCTCGGAGTCACTCTGGGCCTGTCGGCGGTCTGGTTGCTGGACCTGCCGACCCGCGGGATCATCGTTCTGGTCTTGCTCGGGCTTCATTTATTAACGGAACGCTATTCCCTGAGCGTTATCATCGAACGGAACCGCTTACTCCGTTTTCTCGACCGTTTGGGAAGAAACCGGGAGGAATTCAGCCGAAGGTAA